The window GCGCCTCCTAATGGTGTAACAGGAGCAGCGTTCTCTCAGCACAACGGACATCTTGGATCTCAATCCAAGGGGAAAGTAAAAAGCCATTCAATGGAGTCCCTACAGCGAAGGATGGAACCtgtctgctcctccacctccaccaccaccacgaccACCACATGCACCTCTTCTGAGTCCGGGGCTTCCTCCTCTTACAGTTGGGACGGTGCACGAGATCACTGGGCGAAATTCTCCAGCCCCCGCGCTCGCACCATGGCGACCTTCAACTCCCTGATGGGTCGCAGCCTCAGCCTCGGCGACCTGAGCCACTCTCCTCAGACGACACAGAAGGTGGAGCGCATAGTGAGGGAGGTGAGGCGTCGAGGCCTGAAGGCCGTGTCCGAGCGCGACCGCAAAATCGCCGCCTTGATGCTCGCTAGATATCAGGAGGAAGACATCATGAGTCAGACCCGCTACGTGGCTCATCTCCAGTGGGACAGCGAGCGCAGGATGGACGAGCTACGGCGAgagcaggaggacagagagaagcagcgtGCCGTGCTCCAGTGCCAGCGAGTGTGGCAGACACAGGTGTCCATACGCCAGCGAAGACTGAGCCAACAGGAACGCCAGTCGGCAGCCGCCAAGATGCGTCAGGCCGAGGAGAGCGAGGAGCGATGGAGGGAGCTTGCCGAGCAGCAGGAGCGCAGCCGTCTGCTGAGGTTACAGCAGGCGGCACGAGAGGGGAAGCATAAGAAAGTTCTACAAGAGCAGAACCTGAAggcgctggaggaggagagggcggCCATGCTGGAGCAGGagaggctgctgctgaaagagAAGCTCACCATGGCGGAGCTGAAGAGGCAAGAGAAGGAGCACCAGGCCCAGGAGGAGAGACGGGGTCTGAACAAGGCAGAGAAGAGACGTCACGCCGCCCTGATACAGGAAATCGCTCgcagagaacaggaggagagggaggaggcgaggagggCAGCGGACGAGAAGCTCAATCGCTCCCTGGAGAATTACGAACAGATAGTGGAGCGTCGAGGGCAGGAGCTGAAGGAAAAGGCCAAGCGTGAGGAGAAGCAGATCCAGAAAACACGCAAAGCTGCAGAGAAGCGtgagatgcagcagcagcagcagctggaggctcGTGCGAAGGAGGCCGAGAAGCGAGCCCAGCAGGCGACTCTAGTGGCCGAGGAGAGGGCCAAGGAGAAGGCTCAGCGCGCCACCCAGAGCCGCCAGGAGAAGGAGCGACTCCAGAAACTCAACAGGCAGCGCgtggcggaggaggagaagcagaggcgCACGGAGCTGCTGCAGTCCATcgagaggaagctggagaagagCGAGCAGATCTTCAGAGAGAAGAGGGCGGTGCTGGAGAGCGCTCGCTCCGTGGCTCGGGCCTCGTTCCACGTGCGAGACAAAGTGCGGGAGGAGACCAACATGCGTACGTTTGATAAAATGAACCTGGAAGCGCAGCTGAAAGCCTGCATGGACGAGAAGTAGACCCACCGCGTCGGCGTGAACTCTCTGGTCCTGTGCTTGGCTCTTGCCTTCGTTATGACCCTCATCACCCAACAGCtttaccctcctcttcctcctcacccccaCAGTGTTACTTTGTCCTGACATATCTTTACCCATCAGCTGCTTTGATtacattttgatcatttttattccATCAAAGCAAACCAAATCATTTTGTATCATGGATGAAATGAGACTTAGCACCTATATCTTCAGCTGTTATACAGTAAACCGCCTCTAGAGCCTGTGTGGGAACCCAGTAGACTTCATGTTAGACGAGAGTGCAGagactctctttctctttgctctctaCTTTGTCTCTCAGCTACCGAATGAAAAGAATCATTGTTTACCAGGAAGCACAAGTCCATGACAACTGCAGGGGCTTTTAAGGAAGCACTCCTGTGAGGGGAAATTAAGCCGAAGAAGAAAtcaaaagcagaagaaagaTGGTTCTAGACCCCTGAAGCAACAATGAGAGAATCCGTTTTTTTATACATAAGAAATAAAGCCCCAGGCCGACAATCCAGCACAGGAAGTCCGTGTGCACGAGCATCAGAGGACAGTGGCTCCTGCAGTGGAACCACTCTTCCTCCCGCTCATCTTCGTCAAGACCTACGATAAACAGTGAAGTGCTCTGAGAGACGACCACCTCTTCACTCTGCTCCAGTGGATCAGATACCAGCAGCTGCCTGGTGTCCGAACCAAGGTCAACAGGTACCAGTTGTTATTTCCTTTACAGGTTATGTAATGTCTAATGTTTTGTTACGCTGCCGTGGCCTTCAGCGCACAAAGTAGAAttactgacagacagacagacagacagacagacagacagtctgTCAGACACATGGAGAAACCAGACACATAACGCCTGGAACCACCGGGTGTCGCCGGCCCAGGGGCAGGAGAAAACGCTCCCTAACAAACACTCAAGCCGAGTTTAACCGAGCTCTGGCTGCACTAATCCTACAATCTCTCAGATTGAAAAAAAGAGGGCGATGCACCCTGTGATGgagctgttgccatggcgataGAGATGGGatagagcagcaggaggtgaaTGAGACTGCGTGGGACTATTAGACGACTGCCTGTGGGGCGCTGGATCTCGTGGCAGCTCCTTCTGTTTCTTTAGAGTTACAGAGAAAAGGTTTGTTAGATTAACATCAGAGAAATGACCACAGCCACATTTAACAACCTTCCACCACAGCCCCCGACCCACATGTGGACAGGAAGTAGAACGAGCACTTCAGACAGTCGTGTGTCTGGATTCCTGCTAAACACCGAAATAAAAGCCAGAATGAATTTGAGATTTGTAGCATTAGCGTAGCAGAGGAGCGGCTTAAGGCTCCGACTGAGCCACACGGCTGCCGGAGGATAATCAAGTGGAGGTGACGTAAGGTTCGAGGGCGAGTGGCAGCTTGTGATGTCAGGTGACATGAACACGCAGGAACATAAAACGACACGTTTGCAGGTCGGATTCTAAACTGAAACATGACGTCACCTTGACTTGTGACATTTCACTAAATTCTCAGTTGGTTCAAGTTTTATAACTTTTTGAAATCTCACTATAATATGAGATACTATGTCATATTTTGTGTCATAATCAATACTGATGCATATTGTGTGACactatattttacattttactgttttatctctttattcatgaagaaatgacatcatgagcaattaaaatgtctttatattgttttttacagttaatTTATTGTTCTAGAAGCCGTTTACTAGCTTTTAAACCACCGATACTAAACCAAGCAGGGAGGTTAAGATCAAGTGTTTCCCATATAAATGTGACGTAAACAGAATTCTGTCTTGTTCTGTGCTGCAGGTCCTGGTCATGTGACCTtggactcccccccccccacccccagctgAACCTCCCACACTGAGCCGTGTATGTGTGAGGCGAAccagtctctcctcctccgctggATCCACATCAAAGTTTTTCTATTCAACCAGTAACAGTGCCATTTATTGTGCTGCTAATGACGGGACGTGTGAGAGCCGACGACCTTTCACctgcagaaatgaaatgagacTTCTACAAGGTTCAAACTCAGCTTTATTAGCATCAAGGCATGTTGCTCAGTCCTTTCAATGACCCTCTTCCTTTACTCCTCCCTCGTTCTGCTGTCAGGTCGCTTCACATCTGTACATTATCATCATCTGCTTGCTTCTGTTAAATTACATTGAGTTGCTTCGACAGTAACAGATTTTCATATGTAGCAATAATGAAACGTTTTAAAATCAGACACGTCTGAGATCATTGTTGTCATGAACGCTCTGTTAACTCACATCTGGACAAAcgagaagaataaaaacaaacattttttcaaGATGGACGTGCATCATCTTTTCTATCTGCTAATCAAcctgtaaatattttataatattttatacttGTACTGATTTTATATTCGCCTGAAAACTCAGAGACTGCATTTtagaaagtgatgaaaactCTAGAAAGTGAAGGTGCGAGGCTACAGTCACACAGACGGCTTGTTAAACACCAGTGAGGTTTCTACACTATCATCTCTTCATGTGCTACAGTGTGTTGAACGTCAGGTAACTTCTTTACACGAGCTCATTTGATCTTGTTTTACTTCACtaaaagttcagtttttatcaaaacattttcattttctctcatctttgtgaaatattgaaCACGTTAGCTGTTAAAAGTCTTTAAATGAAACCATCTGAGAAGTTTAGAGGGTAAATCTCTTTACATGTTCTTGAAATAAGTCGTGGCTTCAGGTTTAAGTACCTCAAGTACAATACCTGAGTAAATATACTTGGTTAAGTGTTATTCACTTGTTTGATGAGGACACTGCTTTtgtaaaatctatttttcaaCAGTCAAACTGTTTCATGGACGACAGAACAACAGGAACTAAAAATCAGttctttcacttttgttttttttcaagtaaTTAGTTAGTAATAAGATGATGGATAGAAttgatttgatgtttatttatgttgcagACAAAGTTAGGATTTGTTGTCAGACTCCTGATGACGTAAAAGatgaaaagtttttattttatgaaatagTTTCTAACAGCCCCCTcggttttaaatagttttaggCTTCatccacatgtttttgtttgaaaactcatcaactctgctacagaaACGTCTTCTGTCCACATTCCTCTGGACTTAAAGATTCTGTGGTTCTGTCCACGTCCATGAAGAGATTTTTTACAAACTGAATATCAGGTTTATTTTGATGCACTCAGTAGAATTTGTTATGACTTTGGATCAAACTGATttctgtgtgttcctctgtgtgatgggggggggttTGGGATGAGGATCTCTACTTCACTGACTGTGAGGAGGTAAAGCTCGGGACCTTCTCTCCTGCGGTACCtcgccctccctcctctcaggtGTTTGAGGCGTCCTTGCGAGTGATGATCTTGTAGACGCTCTGTCTGAAGCTGCTGTCGGAGGTCAGGCGCCGGGCCGTCTCCCTCAGATCCTCCATGCTGCCGCCGGCAGTGCTGGTGACGGCGAACGACTGCGAGTGTTtcactgcagagagacacagagaatgTATGACTCTAACAGGAAGCTCATTGAGTAACATCTGATAAGATGTTAAAGCTGTTGGATTAAACAGATCACATGAGTACCTTAGTCTATCAATAGAAAATTAATAGACAGAAATTcttataattaattaattgttttatattaaatgagCATTAATACCAAACTTTAACTGGTTCCAGTTTTTATCTCATTGTAACTTGAAAATCTTTAGTATTTGAACTCTTGGTCGGTTATAAAATAAGTAatttgtttctcatttcattaatttaacAATGAATCAA of the Hippoglossus stenolepis isolate QCI-W04-F060 chromosome 10, HSTE1.2, whole genome shotgun sequence genome contains:
- the ccdc177 gene encoding coiled-coil domain-containing protein 177, with the protein product MVDPSEAEEQNKCKGPQLETPAVAPEHPRLPEEADGTTTEEDGDAGFETPPTGSSEPSPCHAASPPGPDAASQGATPQQPQTQTDPSPKLHLDLYNFDSPVAEGSRYVLTSPRSLEACARCGVKPVELLPRPLADFAREAPGRSMRVATGMFEVYERDRHAKLRQCREERERIVREEKRRIQQATVNSSSSVSSSSLDKSSSGSSQPPKSGPAVTSSSALDASASSRASGPTSKPGPDVLSKASSHSTPSKPAQAKSPQSSKNGSTTSTPSSKSFQGSAKLPSSSSTEQVKTTRPLSSGPPPVVRKSSGKSSNTFPRSTPKPPSFPRANSTLASSVSKPAGQSSGAPPNGVTGAAFSQHNGHLGSQSKGKVKSHSMESLQRRMEPVCSSTSTTTTTTTCTSSESGASSSYSWDGARDHWAKFSSPRARTMATFNSLMGRSLSLGDLSHSPQTTQKVERIVREVRRRGLKAVSERDRKIAALMLARYQEEDIMSQTRYVAHLQWDSERRMDELRREQEDREKQRAVLQCQRVWQTQVSIRQRRLSQQERQSAAAKMRQAEESEERWRELAEQQERSRLLRLQQAAREGKHKKVLQEQNLKALEEERAAMLEQERLLLKEKLTMAELKRQEKEHQAQEERRGLNKAEKRRHAALIQEIARREQEEREEARRAADEKLNRSLENYEQIVERRGQELKEKAKREEKQIQKTRKAAEKREMQQQQQLEARAKEAEKRAQQATLVAEERAKEKAQRATQSRQEKERLQKLNRQRVAEEEKQRRTELLQSIERKLEKSEQIFREKRAVLESARSVARASFHVRDKVREETNMRTFDKMNLEAQLKACMDEK